Proteins from one Planctomyces sp. SH-PL62 genomic window:
- a CDS encoding efflux RND transporter periplasmic adaptor subunit, protein MKRILSALLGPFRFVYRRPITSLMLLVLLSAGVVMWAPKLGVAILPPPYAQKVQGYADVLGAKAARLKVVLVSKYESYFNKPKAEAHHEEHKIVVTSPQSRDVTVVERYVCQIHSRRHIDICALDGGYLQEVLVKEGQAVKKGDLIFKILPVLYQSRMEAEQAEAQLAQLEYNNTKMLSQSKVVSQNEVLLLQAKLAKAKAKMDLAKAELNFTDIRAPFDGIVDRLHEQLGSLIKEGDVLTTLSDNSTMWVYFNVPEAQYLEYTIGLEEHKEEPKIELMLAGDRKFDQLGKIGAIEAMFNNETGNISFRADFPNPKRLLRHGQTGTVLLSKISKDAVVIPQRATFEILAKRFVYVVGEDGKARQREITIKDEMDDIFVVDNGVKVDEKIILEGVRQVHEGEVVEYEFSPPEMVMANLKNRAE, encoded by the coding sequence ATGAAGCGCATCTTGTCCGCCCTGCTGGGCCCCTTCAGGTTCGTCTATCGGCGGCCCATCACCTCGTTGATGCTGCTGGTCTTGCTATCAGCCGGCGTGGTCATGTGGGCGCCGAAGTTGGGGGTCGCAATTCTTCCCCCGCCTTATGCGCAGAAGGTGCAGGGCTACGCGGACGTTCTCGGCGCGAAGGCCGCACGGTTGAAGGTCGTTCTCGTCTCCAAATACGAGTCGTATTTCAATAAGCCGAAGGCGGAGGCCCACCACGAGGAGCACAAGATCGTGGTCACCAGCCCGCAGTCCAGGGACGTGACCGTCGTCGAGCGATACGTCTGCCAGATCCACTCGCGGCGACATATCGACATCTGCGCCCTGGATGGCGGCTACCTCCAGGAAGTGCTGGTGAAAGAGGGACAGGCCGTCAAGAAGGGCGATCTTATCTTCAAGATCCTGCCGGTCCTGTACCAGTCGAGGATGGAGGCCGAGCAGGCGGAGGCCCAGCTGGCGCAACTGGAGTACAACAACACGAAGATGTTGTCCCAGTCCAAGGTCGTCTCGCAGAACGAGGTGCTTCTGCTTCAGGCGAAGCTGGCGAAGGCCAAGGCGAAGATGGATCTCGCGAAGGCCGAGCTGAACTTCACGGACATCCGGGCGCCGTTCGACGGCATCGTCGACCGTCTGCACGAGCAGCTGGGCAGCCTGATCAAGGAGGGCGACGTCCTGACGACCCTGTCCGACAACAGCACGATGTGGGTCTATTTCAACGTGCCCGAGGCCCAGTACCTGGAGTACACGATCGGCCTGGAGGAGCATAAGGAAGAACCGAAGATCGAGCTCATGCTGGCGGGCGATCGGAAGTTCGACCAGCTCGGCAAGATCGGCGCGATCGAGGCGATGTTCAACAACGAAACCGGCAACATCTCGTTCCGAGCGGATTTTCCGAACCCGAAGCGTCTGTTGCGCCACGGCCAGACGGGCACGGTGCTGCTCAGCAAGATCTCGAAGGACGCGGTCGTCATCCCCCAGCGAGCCACGTTCGAGATCCTCGCCAAGCGCTTCGTGTACGTCGTCGGCGAGGACGGCAAGGCGCGTCAGCGCGAGATCACGATCAAGGATGAGATGGACGACATCTTCGTCGTCGACAATGGCGTGAAGGTCGATGAGAAGATCATCCTGGAGGGGGTCCGACAGGTGCACGAGGGGGAGGTCGTGGAGTATGAATTCAGCCCTCCGGAGATGGTGATGGCGAACCTGAAGAACAGGGCGGAATAA
- the tadA gene encoding tRNA adenosine(34) deaminase TadA has protein sequence MMERALHLAREAAGLGEVPVGAVVAREGRVVAQGYNLRETLHDPTAHAERIAMTLAGRALGRWRLDDCTLYVTLEPCPMCAGAIVQARVARLVYGAADLKAGACRSLYRLTDDRRLNHRVATTSGLLERECGEILSLFFQERRVSTKLR, from the coding sequence ATGATGGAACGGGCGCTCCACCTGGCTCGCGAGGCGGCGGGGCTCGGCGAGGTCCCCGTCGGGGCGGTGGTGGCCCGCGAGGGCCGGGTCGTAGCCCAGGGGTACAACCTTCGCGAGACCCTCCACGACCCGACGGCCCACGCGGAACGGATCGCGATGACGCTGGCCGGCCGCGCCCTCGGTCGCTGGCGGCTCGACGACTGCACGCTTTACGTCACGTTGGAGCCGTGCCCCATGTGCGCCGGGGCGATCGTCCAGGCCCGTGTCGCGAGATTGGTTTACGGCGCGGCCGACCTTAAAGCCGGAGCTTGCCGGAGCCTCTATCGCCTGACCGACGACCGCCGCCTGAACCATCGCGTAGCCACTACGTCCGGACTTCTCGAACGAGAATGCGGCGAAATCCTGAGTCTGTTCTTCCAAGAGCGTCGAGTTTCCACTAAACTACGCTGA
- a CDS encoding opioid growth factor receptor-related protein, translating into MSKLLEFYRGEGEDVEGRTLADLWALSDDEMEFHHDFIQWMFPLEEPSLFNFRAPVLSEEDIQAFHDEPALRDNLQRSFDRFLSFLGLTREGVRVAPAADFESKREIFRAPDHNWLRITRVLTSLRLLGLEEQSRAFHAGLTRLMEDGLARITSETRQYWQDAVFPPTAE; encoded by the coding sequence ATGTCGAAACTGCTGGAATTCTACCGAGGGGAGGGGGAGGATGTGGAGGGTCGAACCCTGGCCGACCTCTGGGCCTTGAGCGACGACGAGATGGAGTTCCACCACGACTTCATCCAGTGGATGTTCCCGCTGGAGGAACCCAGCCTGTTCAATTTCCGGGCGCCGGTCCTCTCCGAGGAGGACATCCAGGCCTTCCACGACGAGCCCGCCTTGCGCGACAACCTTCAGCGCTCGTTCGACCGCTTCCTGAGCTTTCTGGGACTGACGAGGGAGGGGGTCCGGGTGGCCCCGGCGGCCGACTTCGAGTCCAAGCGGGAGATCTTTCGCGCCCCGGATCACAACTGGCTGCGGATCACGCGCGTCCTCACGAGTTTGCGACTTCTAGGCCTGGAAGAGCAGTCGCGAGCCTTCCACGCCGGCCTGACAAGGCTGATGGAAGACGGCCTGGCGCGGATCACCTCGGAGACCCGGCAATACTGGCAAGACGCCGTCTTCCCACCGACGGCGGAGTGA
- a CDS encoding aquaporin, producing MGAALRGKLSWGDAVAYWVAQFGAGIVAALAVNFIKAGATGDVAPPPPSAIQYTVAAQLLVEFLFTFALVYMVLNTATAVGTAGNSFYGLAIGFTVVVGAIAVGPVSGGAFNPAVAVGAAAMDLAKWDKIWIPLAADFAGGVAAAFLFLAFDMGGDRRAV from the coding sequence CTGGGGGCGGCGCTTCGCGGCAAGCTGTCCTGGGGCGACGCCGTCGCGTACTGGGTCGCGCAGTTCGGGGCCGGGATCGTCGCCGCCCTCGCGGTAAACTTCATCAAGGCGGGCGCGACCGGCGACGTGGCGCCGCCCCCTCCCTCGGCGATCCAGTACACGGTGGCCGCGCAATTGCTGGTCGAGTTTCTGTTCACCTTCGCGCTGGTCTACATGGTCTTGAACACGGCGACGGCCGTGGGGACGGCCGGTAACTCCTTCTATGGCCTGGCGATCGGATTCACCGTGGTCGTCGGCGCGATCGCGGTCGGGCCGGTCTCAGGCGGGGCGTTCAACCCGGCGGTGGCGGTCGGCGCAGCCGCGATGGACCTCGCCAAGTGGGATAAAATCTGGATCCCCCTGGCGGCGGATTTCGCGGGGGGCGTCGCGGCGGCCTTCCTCTTCCTCGCGTTCGACATGGGCGGCGATCGCCGAGCCGTCTGA
- a CDS encoding aquaporin, producing the protein MLIGKAVVEFIGTFFLVFTVGMTVKTPDQAALAALAIGSSLMIMVYAGGHYSGVITIRPSPWGRRFAASCPGATPSRTGSRSSGPGSSPPSR; encoded by the coding sequence ATGTTGATCGGCAAGGCTGTGGTCGAGTTCATCGGCACCTTTTTCCTGGTCTTTACCGTCGGGATGACGGTCAAGACGCCGGATCAGGCGGCCCTCGCCGCGCTGGCGATCGGCTCGTCGCTCATGATCATGGTGTATGCCGGCGGGCATTACTCGGGGGTCATTACAATCCGGCCGTCTCCCTGGGGGCGGCGCTTCGCGGCAAGCTGTCCTGGGGCGACGCCGTCGCGTACTGGGTCGCGCAGTTCGGGGCCGGGATCGTCGCCGCCCTCGCGGTAA